Proteins from one Porites lutea chromosome 3, jaPorLute2.1, whole genome shotgun sequence genomic window:
- the LOC140929637 gene encoding uncharacterized protein gives MAFPCLFPYGKGDFHINRPVTCPSLHDWAEHLLWYQDGRFARHKVWKFVVHNMILRKRALEQSRFFVDQQLGDPQITVADLQERLARGDTSFADKLLYFGANLRGTAQYWHQRRKELRALVEFMVNEKGGLPSFFMTGSCAEFFFPPLRRLLEQYILQSTGEEFAKSRGQIH, from the exons ATGGCGTTTCCTTGCTTGTTTCCATATGGAAAGGGTGATTTCCACATAAACCGTCCAGTAACATGTCCTTCACTCCACgactgggcggagcacttactGTGGTATCAAGATGGAAGATTTGCTAGGCATAAAGTATGGAAGTTTGTTGTTCACAACATGATCTTGAGGAAGCGTGCACTGGAGCAGAGCAGGTTCTTTGTTGATCAGCAGCTAGGTGACCCACAAATAACTGTTGCAGACCTGCAGGAGCGACTAGCGAGGGGTGATACTTCATTTGCAGAtaaattgttgtattttggTGCAAATCTGCGTGGCACGGCTCAGTACTGGCATCAGAGACGCAAAGAGCTTCGTGCTTTGGTTGAGTTCATGGTCAATGAGAAGGGTGGGCTGCCTTCGTTTTTTATGACTGGAAGCTGTGCAGAGTTCTTTTTTCCCCCACTAAGGCGACTATTGGAACAGTACATCTTGCAGTCAACGGGGGAAGAA TTTGCCAAGTCCAGGGGTCAAATTCACTAG
- the LOC140932172 gene encoding uncharacterized protein yields the protein MTALHPAGSNEEGQPRKDLWPPPEGTADPVSTDRDPLVKMLMEIAASQDAILEDHLLLVNRVGLHSCSDYCFRTPRHPEPGLQPRERVCRMEFGSEFRPGKKLHSVPEIVEDHNGAPRLEMPRDHPRLVQHSRYQMQSWRANGDVSLILSNSPPDNPSTDDIIAIIDYVCGYACKDSEPTGATADLFRDMVNAVDAADADQVTGKSMCAKMLIKTVGRRDISGPEASFELSGLALWRCSRPFTYLSMSGSRRLERDGETATRSTPLDKYLARSQDEHCSWYRFASKNGNVPVVSGGSTHATWPLNEDYCRTTLLLHWPSWFDIQEVKGDAESWIDRFKDFLASDDCQAFVKAQVAKARRYADHPQEPVFEEVEEDDAVEAEEQPDWVDVYAGQNQIYEGVERDFDYDDGGEDYDWSGTRIILLEGKDPTKWLQESIKADEEQESGSTDLDLPQVSPLSLNENQKVIVSLVLHTLYNFVENTEYYHPLRLVVSGTAGTGKSYVIKCLQKLVRQVFGANNAIQVITPTGNAAYLVQGSTAHSFLGVPTGGRSCNELTVPSGTLLEKIQKKCENLKVLVGDERSMFGRTTMGWMEQHARFCDQQRSQFR from the coding sequence ATGACAGCACTACACCCAGCTGGTAGTAATGAAGAGGGACAGCCGAGAAAAGACCTTTGGCCACCACCTGAGGGTACTGCTGACCCCGTATCAACTGATAGGGATCCTCTGGTGAAGATGCTTATGGAAATAGCTGCATCACAAGATGCAATACTGGAGGATCATTTGCTTTTAGTGAACCGAGTTGGGCTGCACAGTTGTTCTGATTACTGCTTTAGGACTCCTCGTCATCCTGAGCCAGGATTACAGCCAAGAGAACGTGTATGTAGGATGGAGTTTGGGAGTGAGTTTCGCCCGGGAAAGAAACTGCACAGTGTCCCAGAAATTGTGGAAGATCATAATGGAGCTCCCCGCCTTGAGATGCCTCGTGATCATCCACGTCTGGTTCAACATTCTCGTTATCAAATGCAGTCTTGGAGAGCAAACGGGGATGTGAGCTTGATTCTTTCCAACTCTCCCCCAGACAATCCTAGCACAGATGATATAATAGCCATAATTGACTACGTGTGTGGATATGCTTGCAAGGATAGCGAACCCACTGGTGCAACTGCTGACCTCTTTAGGGACATGGTGAATGCTGTTGATGCAGCTGATGCAGACCAAGTGACAGGCAAGTCAATGTGTGCTAAGATGCTGATAAAGACCGTGGGAAGACGAGATATCAGTGGACCAGAGGCATCCTTTGAGCTGAGTGGGCTAGCACTTTGGCGATGTAGCCGTCCATTTACCTACTTGTCAATGTCAGGGTCAAGGAGACTTGAACGTGATGGTGAAACCGCAACTCGCAGCACCCCATTGGATAAGTACCTTGCTCGATCACAAGATGAGCACTGTTCCTGGTACCGTTTTGCATCCAAGAATGGTAATGTGCCTGTCGTAAGTGGTGGTTCTACACACGCAACCTGGCCACTGAATGAAGATTACTGTAGGACTACGCTTCTGTTACACTGGCCGAGCTGGTTTGACATCCAAGAAGTGAAGGGGGACGCTGAATCTTGGATTGATCGCTTTAAGGACTTCCTTGCTAGTGATGACTGTCAAGCTTTTGTGAAAGCCCAAGTTGCTAAGGCACGGCGTTATGCAGATCACCCACAAGAACCTGTTTTTGAAGAGGTTGAGGAAGATGATGCTGTTGAAGCAGAAGAACAGCCAGACTGGGTGGATGTATATGCAGGGCAGAACCAAATATATGAGGGTGTAGAGCGTGACTTTGATTATGATGATGGCGGGGAGGATTATGACTGGAGCGGTACCCGTATTATTCTTCTTGAAGGAAAAGACCCAACAAAGTGGCTTCAAGAAAGCATTAAGGCGGATGAGGAACAGGAGAGTGGAAGTACGGATCTTGATTTACCTCAGGTGAGTCCATTGTCTCTAAATGAGAATCAGAAAGTTATAGTGAGTCTAGTGTTGCACACCCTGTAcaactttgttgaaaacacTGAATATTACCATCCACTGCGACTTGTTGTATCCGGAACTGCTGGCACAGGAAAGTCGTATGTCATCAAGTGTCTCCAGAAGTTAGTGCGGCAAGTGTTTGGGGCCAATAATGCAATACAAGTGATAACTCCGACAGGGAATGCTGCCTATCTCGTTCAAGGCAGTACAGCTCACAGCTTTCTAGGAGTACCAACTGGTGGAAGGTCTTGCAATGAGTTGACCGTACCCTCAGGTACcttactagagaaaattcagaaaaagtgCGAAAATCTGAAAGTTTTGGTTGGTGATGAACGATCAATGTTTGGACGCACAACAATGGGCTGGATGGAACAGCATGCACGTTTTTGCGATCAACAGAGGAGCCAATTCAGATGA
- the LOC140932173 gene encoding uncharacterized protein, which yields MGDDVQLPPVCDTPVYISDCRSAPSNHGRLVWTMFDSAVELTQIIRQNESEQQLRDVLMSLRNYATTLEQIHWLQQFQWHNLRMSHGPELLARMDEQGLYVFPTHSLEWQRNKTKLLEYNRQPNHPVAKIKAVDNGRHAMKADSNKAGGMLPLLYLCRDSKVMLVVNLKADWGLYNGAVGTVVDIVYKDGRRPTDDPAPLPDVVLVRFPGYRGPPYMNGDPTVVPIVPVSRSTECACRCKRLQVPLRLAWGTTIHKCQGMTVGAGEAFRYVVVHPGDHSFEARNPGALFVALSRAKSAGGEGRDPDFAFHEDVLINNDRFRPVDTPTTRARDMEIERLHVLATQGRQRRILAPAYREETFLRLVDWAQSQSYH from the coding sequence ATGGGAGATGATGTCCAGCTTCCTCCTGTGTGTGACACCCCCGTGTACATTTCAGATTGTCGCAGTGCACCATCCAACCATGGTCGTCTGGTTTGGACAATGTTTGATAGTGCTGTTGAGCTTACTCAGATTATACGGCAGAATGAATCTGAACAACAGCTAAGAGATGTGTTGATGTCACTAAGAAATTATGCGACAACACTTGAGCAAATCCATTGGCTACAACAGTTTCAGTGGCACAATCTCCGCATGTCACATGGCCCAGAACTCCTTGCTAGGATGGATGAGCAAGGTCTGTATGTATTTCCCACGCACAGTCTTGAATGGCAGCGTAATAAAACAAAGCTGCTTGAGTATAACAGACAGCCAAACCACCCAGTAGCAAAGATCAAGGCAGTTGACAATGGCAGACATGCAATGAAGGCTGACAGTAATAAGGCGGGAGGAATGTTACCTCTACTGTATCTTTGCCGCGACAGCAAAGTCATGCTGGTAGTTAACTTAAAGGCTGACTGGGGTTTGTACAATGGGGCAGTAGGCACAGTCGTAGATATTGTGTACAAAGATGGCCGCAGACCCACTGATGATCCTGCTCCTCTACCTGATGTGGTTCTGGTGAGGTTTCCAGGATATAGGGGGCCACCGTACATGAATGGAGATCCGACAGTTGTGCCAATTGTACCGGTAAGTCGTTCTACTGAATGTGCATGTCGATGCAAGCGTCTGCAGGTTCCATTGCGACTGGCATGGGGAACAACAATCCACAAGTGCCAAGGGATGACTGTGGGTGCCGGAGAAGCATTTAGGTATGTAGTGGTTCACCCTGGAGATCATAGCTTTGAAGCTAGAAATCCAGGAGCTCTATTTGTGGCATTGTCGCGAGCAAAATCAGCGGGTGGGGAAGGAAGAGATcctgattttgcttttcatgAGGATGTACTCATAAACAATGACAGATTCAGACCTGTGGACACTCCAACTACACGAGCTAGAGACATGGAGATTGAGAGACTGCATGTCTTAGCAACTCAGGGTCGGCAAAGAAGGATTTTAGCACCAGCATATAGGGAGGAAACCTTTCTCAGACTGGTAGATTGGGCTCAATCACAAAGTTATCATTGA